A genomic stretch from Methanobacterium alcaliphilum includes:
- a CDS encoding adenylosuccinate synthetase — MTCSVLVGGGWGDEGKGKCITYLCHNDKPNIIARAGVGPNAGHSVEFNGEKYGLR, encoded by the coding sequence ATGACATGCAGTGTTTTAGTCGGAGGCGGTTGGGGTGACGAAGGTAAAGGTAAATGTATTACTTATCTCTGTCATAATGATAAACCCAACATTATAGCAAGAGCAGGAGTAGGACCTAATGCAGGTCACTCTGTAGAATTTAATGGTGAAAAGTACGGTTTAAGAT